A DNA window from Actinomycetota bacterium contains the following coding sequences:
- the recO gene encoding DNA repair protein RecO: MLYKDEAVVLKTMRLGEADRIITFVGRGQGKIRAVAKGVRKTKSRFGGRLEPFTHVSLVLWRGRSDLDIVNQADPIDAFREVREDLDRFALGQVMLEAVDRVVQEKEPASRVLGLLLDALKGLSASNSPLVLAWFLLKLSGVAGFAPSLDACTECGARATWFSPGQGGAVCGGCRDLAASHVPPGVLKLLHDLVTEGAWMKTDPEVVTAATRLARSYAEYHLERRLRSAVAGAALIKA, from the coding sequence GTGCTCTACAAGGACGAGGCCGTGGTCCTCAAGACGATGCGCCTCGGCGAGGCGGACCGCATCATCACCTTCGTCGGGCGGGGGCAGGGCAAGATCCGGGCAGTCGCCAAGGGCGTCCGCAAGACCAAAAGCCGGTTCGGGGGCCGCCTGGAGCCCTTCACCCACGTCTCCCTCGTCCTGTGGCGGGGCCGCTCCGACTTGGACATCGTCAACCAGGCCGACCCCATCGACGCCTTCCGGGAGGTGCGAGAGGATCTCGACCGCTTCGCCCTCGGCCAGGTGATGCTGGAGGCGGTCGACCGGGTGGTGCAGGAGAAGGAGCCGGCGTCCCGGGTCCTCGGCCTGCTGCTGGATGCCCTCAAGGGGCTCAGCGCCAGCAACTCACCGCTGGTGCTGGCGTGGTTCCTGCTCAAGCTCTCCGGAGTGGCCGGCTTCGCCCCTTCGCTGGACGCCTGCACCGAGTGCGGTGCGCGGGCGACGTGGTTCTCGCCCGGGCAGGGCGGGGCGGTATGCGGCGGGTGCCGCGACCTGGCCGCCAGCCATGTGCCGCCCGGCGTCCTGAAGCTGCTGCACGACCTGGTGACCGAGGGGGCCTGGATGAAGACCGACCCCGAGGTCGTGACCGCCGCCACCCGGCTGGCCCGCTCCTACGCCGAGTACCACCTGGAGCGCCGGTTGCGCTCGGCCGTGGCCGGGGCGGCGCTCATCAAGGCATAG
- the era gene encoding GTPase Era: MTHRSGFVALVGRPNAGKSSLLNRLVDAKVAIVSDKPSTTRHAVRGILTLPEAQIVFVDTPGLHKPANALGRRLNEVAREALGDVDEVVFVLDAAARIGEGDRFIARALGSVDVPVLCVITKADLVLPPKLLAQIEAARGLGSWVDVLTTSSPRGTGFGDLVTALVAGLPEGPPYYPPDEVSDQPTTRAAAELIREKALALLAEEVPHSVAVVVDEIAPGDTPGVLVVSASVYVERDSQKGILIGKGGRTLKEIGTRARPDLEELLGAPVFLDLRVRVSPNWPRREDRLERFGY; the protein is encoded by the coding sequence GTGACGCACCGCTCCGGCTTCGTCGCTCTCGTCGGCAGGCCGAACGCCGGCAAGTCCAGCCTGCTGAACCGCCTGGTGGACGCCAAGGTGGCCATCGTCTCCGACAAGCCCTCGACCACCCGGCACGCGGTGCGGGGCATCCTCACGCTGCCCGAGGCCCAGATCGTGTTCGTGGACACGCCGGGCCTCCACAAGCCGGCCAACGCCCTGGGCCGCCGGCTGAACGAGGTGGCCCGGGAGGCCCTGGGCGACGTCGACGAAGTGGTCTTCGTCCTCGACGCCGCCGCCCGGATCGGCGAGGGGGACCGCTTCATCGCCCGGGCCCTGGGGTCAGTGGACGTGCCGGTGCTGTGCGTCATCACCAAGGCCGACCTGGTCCTCCCGCCCAAGCTGCTGGCCCAGATTGAGGCCGCCCGGGGGCTGGGGTCGTGGGTGGATGTGCTCACCACCTCGTCCCCGCGGGGCACCGGGTTCGGGGACCTGGTCACGGCCCTGGTTGCCGGGCTGCCCGAGGGGCCGCCCTACTACCCGCCCGATGAGGTGAGCGACCAGCCCACCACCCGGGCCGCCGCCGAGCTGATCCGCGAGAAGGCGCTCGCCCTGCTGGCCGAGGAGGTGCCCCACTCGGTGGCGGTGGTGGTGGACGAGATCGCCCCGGGGGACACCCCCGGCGTCCTCGTGGTCTCGGCCTCGGTCTACGTCGAGCGGGACTCCCAGAAGGGGATCCTGATCGGCAAAGGAGGCCGGACGCTGAAGGAGATCGGTACCCGGGCCCGGCCCGACCTCGAGGAGCTGCTCGGCGCCCCCGTGTTCTTGGACCTGCGGGTGCGGGTGTCGCCCAACTGGCCCCGCCGGGAGGACCGCCTGGAGCGGTTCGGGTACTGA